A single region of the Chryseobacterium sp. 6424 genome encodes:
- the trxB gene encoding thioredoxin-disulfide reductase codes for MEQNILDCVIVGSGPSGFTAAIYAARADLKPELYTGLEPGGQLTTTTEVDNFPGYPEGVTGPQMMIDLQKQAERFDTKVHYEMITKVAFAQEEGGIHRLWAGNKEILAKTVIISTGATAKYLGLEDEKKYAGGGVSACATCDGFFYKGKDVIVVGAGDTAAEEATYLAKLTNKVTMLVRKDTFRASKAMVHRVNNTPNIEVRFNHELIGIEGENGLVERAVVINNQTQETAKITVEGIFIAIGHKPNTDVFAGQVDLDENGYIKTIPGTAKTNLPGVFAAGDVQDHIYRQAITAAGSGCMAAMDAEKYLAELA; via the coding sequence ATGGAACAGAATATTTTAGACTGCGTGATCGTAGGTTCCGGGCCATCCGGTTTTACCGCTGCCATCTATGCAGCCAGAGCAGACCTGAAACCTGAACTTTATACAGGACTGGAGCCTGGCGGACAACTTACCACCACTACCGAGGTGGATAACTTCCCGGGATATCCGGAAGGCGTCACCGGGCCACAGATGATGATAGACCTGCAGAAACAGGCGGAAAGATTTGATACCAAGGTACATTACGAAATGATTACCAAGGTAGCCTTCGCTCAGGAAGAGGGTGGCATCCACAGACTGTGGGCGGGTAACAAAGAAATCTTGGCAAAAACAGTCATCATCTCTACCGGTGCCACCGCAAAATATTTGGGCCTGGAAGATGAGAAAAAATACGCCGGTGGCGGAGTTTCTGCGTGTGCGACTTGCGATGGCTTCTTCTACAAAGGTAAGGATGTGATTGTAGTAGGTGCTGGCGATACTGCCGCTGAAGAAGCTACCTATCTTGCGAAACTCACCAACAAGGTAACGATGTTGGTACGCAAGGATACCTTCCGTGCCTCGAAAGCCATGGTGCACCGTGTGAATAATACCCCGAATATTGAGGTGAGGTTCAATCATGAACTCATAGGTATCGAAGGTGAGAACGGACTTGTGGAACGTGCGGTGGTCATCAACAATCAAACGCAGGAAACGGCAAAGATTACTGTAGAAGGTATCTTCATCGCTATTGGTCATAAACCGAACACGGATGTATTTGCCGGACAGGTTGATCTGGATGAGAACGGGTACATCAAAACCATCCCAGGTACCGCAAAAACCAATTTACCGGGTGTATTTGCCGCTGGTGACGTGCAGGATCATATCTACCGCCAGGCGATCACCGCTGCGGGCAGCGGATGTATGGCCGCCATGGATGCCGAAAAATATCTGGCGGAACTGGCATAA